One genomic segment of Clostridium estertheticum subsp. estertheticum includes these proteins:
- a CDS encoding glutamine--tRNA ligase/YqeY domain fusion protein, with amino-acid sequence METKTSSSNFIRNIVMEDIETGKHKKIITRFPPEPNGYLHIGHAKSIIINFQLADEFSGTTNLRFDDTNPAKEDKEYVKSIEEDVKWLGFQWDNLFFASNYFDEMYKRAVLLIKKSKAYVCDLTADEMKEYRGTLREPGKVSPYVNRTIEENLDLFDRMRKGEFPDGAKVLRARIDMTSPNINMRDPVIYRISHAIHHNTGDKWCIYPMYDYAHPIEDAIEGVTHSICTLEFEDHRPLYDWVVNNCEMESIPRQIEFARLNITNTVMSKRNLKQLVDEQVVDSWDDPRMPTIAGLRRRGYTPESIRNFCREIGVAKANSKVDGQLLEHFIREDLSPKTPRTMAVLRPLKVVITNYPESQVEMLQIENNQDDPSMGTRQVSFSREIYIEREDFMENPIKKYFRLFVGNEVRLKGAYFIKCNEMVKDAEGNVSELHCTYDVETKSGSGFTGRKVKGTIHWVDAINALPAEFRLYEPLILDDEQEDGKTFLDQINPNSIEILQGFIEPNMKDSKPNDKFQFFRHGYFNVDNKYTTAEKLVFNRIVSLKSSFKIQK; translated from the coding sequence ATGGAAACTAAGACCAGTTCATCAAATTTTATAAGAAACATTGTTATGGAAGATATAGAAACAGGAAAACATAAAAAAATAATTACTCGTTTTCCACCTGAGCCAAACGGATATTTGCATATAGGGCATGCAAAATCAATTATTATAAATTTTCAGTTAGCAGATGAATTTAGCGGTACGACTAACTTACGTTTTGATGATACTAATCCAGCGAAAGAGGATAAAGAGTACGTTAAATCTATAGAAGAAGACGTTAAATGGCTCGGATTTCAGTGGGATAATTTGTTTTTTGCATCTAATTATTTTGATGAGATGTATAAGCGTGCCGTGTTATTAATAAAAAAAAGTAAAGCTTATGTCTGTGATTTAACAGCTGATGAAATGAAAGAGTACAGAGGTACTTTAAGAGAACCTGGCAAAGTTAGCCCATACGTAAATAGAACAATCGAAGAAAATCTAGACTTATTTGATCGTATGAGAAAAGGTGAATTCCCTGATGGAGCAAAGGTTTTAAGAGCTAGAATTGATATGACATCTCCTAATATAAATATGAGAGATCCAGTAATTTATCGTATATCGCATGCAATTCATCATAATACGGGGGATAAATGGTGTATTTATCCTATGTATGATTATGCACATCCAATAGAAGATGCAATTGAGGGAGTTACACATTCAATTTGCACTTTAGAATTTGAAGATCACAGGCCTCTATATGATTGGGTTGTAAATAATTGTGAAATGGAAAGTATTCCAAGGCAGATTGAGTTTGCAAGATTAAATATAACAAATACAGTAATGAGTAAAAGAAACCTTAAGCAATTAGTAGATGAACAGGTAGTAGATTCATGGGATGATCCACGTATGCCAACTATAGCTGGACTTAGACGTAGGGGTTATACACCAGAATCTATACGTAATTTTTGTAGGGAAATCGGAGTTGCAAAAGCTAATAGTAAAGTAGATGGTCAATTGCTTGAGCACTTTATAAGAGAAGATTTAAGCCCTAAAACACCTAGAACAATGGCTGTTTTAAGACCTTTAAAAGTAGTTATAACAAATTACCCAGAATCTCAGGTTGAAATGCTTCAAATTGAGAACAATCAAGATGATCCATCAATGGGAACTCGTCAGGTGTCATTCTCAAGAGAAATATATATAGAAAGAGAAGATTTCATGGAAAATCCAATAAAGAAATACTTCAGATTATTTGTGGGTAATGAAGTAAGACTAAAAGGAGCATATTTTATTAAGTGCAATGAAATGGTTAAGGATGCAGAGGGAAATGTATCCGAACTACATTGTACTTATGATGTGGAGACTAAGAGTGGTAGTGGATTTACAGGAAGAAAAGTTAAAGGAACAATCCACTGGGTAGATGCAATAAATGCACTTCCAGCAGAATTTAGATTATATGAACCCTTAATTTTAGATGATGAGCAAGAAGACGGAAAAACATTCTTAGATCAAATAAATCCAAATTCTATAGAAATTTTACAAGGATTTATAGAACCAAATATGAAAGATTCAAAACCAAATGACAAATTCCAATTCTTTAGACATGGATATTTTAATGTGGATAATAAATACACAACAGCAGAAAAATTAGTGTTTAATAGAATAGTGTCTTTAAAAAGTTCTTTCAAAATTCAAAAATAG
- a CDS encoding Gfo/Idh/MocA family protein, whose protein sequence is MKKINFAMIGFGGIAKTHSLAVYDANLRFSLPYELNLKYIVTRDPMILPISGVINVTDIEEVLKDEEVDFIDICTPNNVHFDNVVKAVKYGKAIYCEKPLATNLKDAIEMERLVKENNIKNSVALVYRFMPALSLLKIELEKETIGKVIDFKVRTYHDSYLNEKKKDTWRTGKNSGGGALLDLGVHLIDMIQFTMGDIKGVDAKSRIFFKERSEVDEITNCEFTLRNGVIGSLEVSRVFTEREQTDDYVVYGSLGSIKISFNNPYEIEVYSYESNSTEIKNVAAGDNLLKFYADKRNSLGYFQNCHTASLINFANKIYDNSYESIAADFDDALKCQRVIDMVYGR, encoded by the coding sequence ATGAAAAAAATAAATTTTGCAATGATAGGATTTGGTGGGATAGCAAAAACACATTCATTAGCAGTTTATGATGCTAATTTAAGGTTTTCACTTCCTTATGAGCTAAATTTAAAATATATTGTAACTAGGGACCCTATGATTCTTCCTATTAGTGGAGTTATAAATGTTACAGACATTGAAGAAGTACTTAAGGATGAAGAGGTTGATTTTATTGATATATGTACACCAAATAATGTCCATTTTGACAATGTGGTAAAGGCAGTAAAATACGGCAAAGCTATTTACTGTGAAAAACCACTAGCCACAAATCTTAAAGATGCAATAGAAATGGAAAGACTTGTTAAGGAAAATAATATAAAAAATTCTGTAGCTCTGGTTTATAGATTTATGCCAGCTTTGTCATTGCTAAAAATAGAGCTTGAAAAAGAGACAATAGGCAAGGTTATAGATTTTAAAGTGAGAACTTATCATGATAGTTATTTAAATGAAAAGAAAAAGGATACATGGAGAACTGGAAAAAATTCTGGTGGGGGTGCATTACTCGACTTAGGTGTCCACTTAATTGACATGATACAATTTACTATGGGTGATATAAAAGGAGTAGATGCAAAATCTAGAATTTTCTTTAAAGAAAGATCAGAAGTGGATGAAATTACAAATTGTGAATTTACATTGAGAAATGGTGTAATTGGAAGCCTTGAGGTTTCAAGGGTATTTACTGAAAGAGAACAAACAGATGATTACGTAGTTTATGGAAGCCTTGGTAGCATAAAGATTAGTTTTAATAATCCTTATGAAATTGAAGTATATAGTTATGAAAGTAATTCAACGGAGATAAAAAATGTAGCAGCAGGGGATAACTTATTAAAATTCTATGCGGATAAAAGAAATTCTTTGGGATATTTCCAAAATTGTCATACAGCGTCACTTATAAACTTCGCAAATAAGATTTATGATAATTCATATGAAAGCATAGCTGCTGATTTTGATGATGCATTAAAATGTCAAAGAGTAATTGATATGGTGTATGGGAGATAG
- a CDS encoding DeoR/GlpR family DNA-binding transcription regulator, translated as MFAQERAEKIIQLLNENQKVVVKELSKRFDVTEDCIRKDLKTLEKQGIIKRTYGGGVLNRQFAPHDDILRRVNINLEGKIKIAEKAFELIKPGETIFLDISSINILIAEKIAKGNKKLLVITNMIDIIRTFSKCDHVDVIGTGGVFNKEVNGFVGSSAIECISKHKVNRAFIGSCGVNMFDKSITTYDIEDGNTKKAIISSAKKVYLVIENKKFYYDATYKFAEISDVNVIIVDEVPDKKIRTELEKMNVELI; from the coding sequence ATGTTTGCACAGGAGAGGGCCGAGAAAATCATCCAGTTGTTAAATGAAAATCAAAAGGTAGTTGTAAAGGAACTAAGTAAAAGGTTTGATGTAACAGAGGATTGTATAAGAAAAGATTTAAAAACTTTGGAAAAACAAGGAATCATTAAAAGAACATACGGTGGAGGGGTACTAAATAGGCAGTTTGCACCACATGATGATATTTTGAGACGAGTAAATATTAATTTAGAAGGTAAAATAAAAATTGCAGAAAAGGCTTTTGAACTTATAAAGCCCGGAGAAACAATTTTTTTAGATATATCATCCATAAATATATTAATTGCAGAGAAAATTGCAAAAGGAAATAAAAAGCTCCTAGTTATAACTAACATGATTGATATTATTAGAACATTTTCAAAATGTGATCATGTGGACGTAATAGGCACTGGTGGAGTTTTTAATAAAGAAGTAAATGGTTTTGTAGGATCGTCAGCTATTGAGTGTATATCAAAGCACAAGGTAAATAGAGCGTTTATAGGTAGTTGTGGAGTTAATATGTTTGATAAAAGTATTACAACCTATGATATTGAAGATGGAAACACAAAAAAAGCTATTATTAGTTCAGCGAAAAAAGTGTATTTAGTGATAGAAAACAAGAAGTTTTATTATGATGCAACTTATAAATTTGCAGAAATTTCTGATGTAAATGTTATTATTGTAGATGAAGTTCCGGATAAAAAAATCCGCACCGAATTAGAAAAGATGAATGTAGAGCTAATCTAA
- a CDS encoding SDR family oxidoreductase produces the protein MKKILLTGGNGFFCTRFATKYINTYEILSASSSMLDVTDESNVTETIKKFKPDYVIHAAAIANTEFCDKNPELAYKINVTGSINVAKACKEFKAKMIFLSSEQVFNGNVEPGPYSEEVTPRPSTVYGENKLEAEGILKQTLDELWILRFTWLFGLPERNCSLSPNILLDTLSSILKGKKIKATPNEYRGLTYVYEVIDQFPQIFNLPYDTYHVGSQNSLNRYDICSLILKEVGLEHRIDELLEKDYDKYKNHSRDIRLCTDKINNYNINFSESSDGIKKCLKEFSLKL, from the coding sequence ATGAAAAAGATATTATTAACCGGTGGGAATGGTTTCTTTTGTACAAGATTTGCTACCAAATATATAAACACTTATGAAATACTCTCAGCAAGTTCGTCTATGCTTGATGTCACTGATGAATCTAATGTTACTGAAACCATTAAAAAATTTAAACCAGACTATGTTATTCATGCAGCTGCTATCGCAAACACGGAATTTTGCGATAAAAATCCTGAGTTAGCCTATAAAATTAATGTTACAGGGTCAATTAATGTTGCAAAAGCCTGCAAAGAATTCAAAGCAAAAATGATATTTCTTAGCTCTGAGCAAGTTTTTAATGGGAATGTTGAACCTGGTCCATATTCAGAAGAGGTTACCCCGCGCCCAAGCACCGTGTATGGTGAAAATAAACTAGAAGCTGAAGGAATACTTAAACAAACATTAGATGAACTTTGGATTTTAAGATTTACTTGGCTCTTCGGTCTTCCAGAACGAAATTGTAGTTTATCACCCAACATACTTTTGGATACCTTGTCTAGTATTTTAAAAGGTAAAAAAATAAAGGCTACCCCAAATGAATATAGAGGGTTAACTTATGTTTATGAAGTAATTGATCAATTTCCACAAATATTTAATCTTCCTTATGATACCTATCACGTTGGAAGCCAGAACAGTTTAAACCGTTATGATATATGTTCTTTAATATTAAAAGAAGTTGGGTTAGAACATAGAATAGATGAATTATTAGAAAAAGACTACGATAAATATAAAAACCATTCGCGTGATATAAGGTTATGTACAGATAAAATTAATAATTATAATATAAATTTTTCAGAATCAAGCGATGGAATTAAAAAATGCTTAAAAGAATTCAGCTTAAAATTATAA
- a CDS encoding HPr family phosphocarrier protein — MEKTVKILNEQGLHARPASIFVKTASKFKSTVSIVHGTGVANAKSIINIMSLGLKKDEEIKIVTEGADEKEAMAALVSLVETKFGEE; from the coding sequence ATGGAAAAAACGGTTAAAATATTAAATGAACAAGGGTTACACGCAAGACCAGCTTCTATCTTTGTAAAAACTGCAAGTAAATTTAAGTCTACTGTTAGTATCGTACATGGTACTGGCGTTGCAAATGCAAAATCTATAATAAACATAATGAGTTTAGGACTTAAAAAAGATGAAGAAATTAAAATCGTTACAGAAGGCGCAGATGAAAAAGAAGCTATGGCTGCTTTAGTAAGCCTTGTAGAAACTAAATTTGGCGAAGAATAG
- a CDS encoding EAL and HDOD domain-containing protein: protein MDVFLARQPILDKFNKLLGYELLFRDSGKNIYQAEDGDKATVEVIKNCFVNIGIQEVTGGKKAFINFTENILKSDIFMVLPPKTVIIEILEDIEPTEEIVELCKNLKKQGYLIALDDFVYSSKYIKLIEVADIIKVDFKITKGYERRKVIEQVNSTHINFIAEKVETMEEFNEAVSFGYSYFQGYYFSRPLMVSGKRISENKIVYMKLLQEINSCSFDIDKIEELIKKDVSLSFKLLKLINSANYVFRSKIKSIKQALTLLGEKEIKKWLYLIVFKTMGEDKPEIIVIESLTRARFSELISCKVRKGANSFNAYMIGLFSMVDLLLDVPLEQILEELLLPIEVKGALEGCSNNDCRKLLDLIINYEEGKWDEVSKISKQLELDERWLPDAYYEAIFYANE, encoded by the coding sequence ATGGATGTTTTTTTAGCAAGGCAACCAATTCTTGATAAATTTAACAAATTACTTGGATATGAATTGTTATTTAGAGATAGCGGAAAAAACATATACCAAGCAGAAGATGGAGATAAGGCAACTGTTGAAGTTATAAAAAACTGTTTTGTAAATATAGGAATTCAGGAAGTAACTGGAGGTAAAAAAGCGTTTATTAATTTTACTGAAAATATTTTAAAATCAGATATTTTTATGGTTTTACCACCAAAAACGGTAATAATTGAAATATTAGAGGATATAGAACCTACAGAGGAAATAGTAGAGTTATGTAAGAATTTGAAAAAACAAGGTTATCTTATAGCCTTAGATGATTTTGTTTATTCAAGCAAGTACATAAAACTTATAGAGGTAGCAGATATAATTAAAGTGGATTTTAAAATAACTAAAGGGTATGAGAGAAGAAAAGTAATTGAACAGGTGAACTCCACCCATATAAACTTTATAGCAGAAAAAGTTGAAACTATGGAAGAATTCAATGAAGCTGTTTCGTTTGGGTATTCATACTTCCAAGGTTATTATTTTAGTAGACCACTAATGGTTTCAGGAAAAAGAATATCAGAAAATAAGATTGTTTATATGAAGTTATTACAGGAAATTAATAGTTGTAGTTTTGATATAGATAAAATAGAAGAGTTAATAAAAAAAGATGTATCATTATCATTTAAACTTTTAAAACTTATAAATTCAGCAAATTATGTTTTTAGAAGTAAAATAAAGTCTATTAAACAAGCGTTGACACTCCTTGGAGAAAAAGAAATAAAAAAGTGGTTATATTTAATAGTTTTCAAAACTATGGGTGAGGATAAACCAGAAATTATAGTAATAGAATCCTTAACAAGGGCAAGGTTTTCAGAACTAATATCATGTAAAGTTAGAAAAGGTGCTAATTCATTTAATGCTTATATGATAGGTCTATTTTCTATGGTGGATTTACTTTTGGATGTACCACTAGAGCAAATACTTGAGGAATTATTGTTACCAATTGAAGTTAAGGGTGCTTTAGAAGGGTGTAGTAATAATGATTGTAGAAAATTACTTGATTTAATCATAAATTATGAAGAAGGTAAGTGGGATGAGGTATCAAAAATTTCTAAACAACTAGAATTGGATGAAAGGTGGTTGCCAGATGCATACTATGAGGCAATTTTTTATGCTAATGAATAA
- a CDS encoding metal ABC transporter substrate-binding protein, with translation MKKIISMMLLICVIFTLAGCSKSTLNTKEEAIGTVKSDKSKLQVVVSFNPLKEFAEAVGKDKVQVKTVVPEGVEPHDFEPKIKDMKSISDADLFVYSGFGMETWAAKTLSAIDNKNLVVVDSSLGINPIKSQGDEVQEHGQFDPHIWLSLKDAKIQTKNIKDAMVKADKKNKGYYDKNYEEFSKKLDKLYSEYNLKFAGIKNKNFVTGHAAFGYLCREFGLTQNSVEDVFAGGEPTPQKLKKIVELSKKYGVKVIFMEELASPRVSETLAKEVGAKVQKIYTIESSEDNKGYLESMEANLSEIYESLK, from the coding sequence TTGAAGAAAATTATTAGTATGATGCTTTTAATATGTGTTATATTTACATTAGCTGGATGCTCAAAGTCTACGCTTAATACCAAAGAAGAAGCTATAGGGACTGTTAAAAGTGATAAGTCAAAGCTACAGGTAGTTGTGTCTTTTAATCCATTGAAAGAGTTTGCAGAGGCTGTGGGTAAAGATAAAGTACAAGTGAAAACAGTAGTGCCAGAAGGCGTTGAGCCACATGATTTTGAACCAAAAATAAAGGATATGAAAAGTATAAGTGATGCTGATTTGTTTGTATATTCTGGATTCGGAATGGAAACCTGGGCCGCTAAAACTCTAAGTGCTATAGATAATAAGAATTTAGTTGTTGTTGATTCGTCACTTGGAATAAATCCAATAAAAAGTCAGGGTGATGAAGTTCAGGAACATGGTCAATTTGATCCACATATATGGCTTAGCTTAAAAGACGCTAAAATTCAAACTAAAAACATAAAAGATGCAATGGTTAAAGCAGATAAAAAGAATAAAGGGTATTATGACAAAAATTATGAGGAATTTTCAAAAAAACTTGATAAACTTTATAGTGAATATAATTTAAAATTCGCAGGAATAAAAAATAAGAATTTTGTTACCGGTCATGCGGCCTTTGGTTATTTGTGCAGAGAGTTTGGGTTAACACAAAATAGTGTAGAGGATGTATTTGCAGGGGGAGAGCCTACCCCTCAAAAACTAAAAAAAATAGTCGAGTTATCGAAAAAGTATGGAGTGAAAGTGATCTTCATGGAGGAACTTGCAAGTCCTAGAGTTTCTGAAACTCTTGCAAAAGAGGTAGGGGCTAAAGTACAAAAGATATATACAATAGAAAGCAGTGAAGATAATAAAGGTTACCTTGAGAGTATGGAAGCGAATTTATCTGAGATATATGAAAGCTTAAAATAA
- a CDS encoding ribonuclease J — MNNNYRSKGKNKIRVIPIGGLGEIGKNITAIEYKEEIIVIDCGISFPDVDMYGVDLVIPDITYLLENKDRVKGIFLTHGHEDHIGALPYVLKQMNVPVYGTCLTLGLVENKLQEHGILADCTLNVVKAGDIVKLDKISVEFIRVSHSIADACSLCIHTPIGRIIHTGDFKIDYTPIDGEVIDLERFAKLGGQGVLLLMADSTNVERPGFTISEKVIGENLKKIFYKAEGRIIVASFASNIHRIQQIANASIFYGRKIAFSGRSMERISEIAMDLGYLHIPAEAIVTVADLHNYPDDKVTIVTTGSQGEPLAALTRMAASTHRSIQIQKGDLIILSASPIPGNEKFIYNVINELFKKGANVIYNPTEEIHVSGHACQEELKLMHALVRPKYFMPVHGEYRHLKQHALLAEKLGMSPDNIFIAETGQILEVAPSECRIAGRIQTGAIMVDGLGVGDVGNIVLRDRKHLAEEGILTVVVTIERESYSIVAGPDIITRGFVYMKESNELINEARDIVRKELEQCLGNKIKEWAVIKSSIRNALGQFLYIKTKRRPIIIPIIMEI, encoded by the coding sequence GTGAATAATAATTATAGAAGTAAGGGTAAAAACAAAATCAGAGTTATCCCAATAGGTGGACTTGGAGAAATTGGGAAAAACATTACTGCGATAGAATATAAAGAGGAAATTATTGTTATAGATTGTGGAATTTCATTTCCAGATGTAGATATGTATGGAGTAGATTTGGTTATTCCAGATATAACATATCTTTTGGAAAATAAAGATAGAGTAAAAGGAATTTTCCTAACTCATGGTCATGAAGATCATATAGGAGCATTACCTTATGTTTTAAAACAGATGAATGTACCAGTGTATGGAACATGTCTAACACTAGGACTTGTAGAGAATAAGTTACAAGAACATGGAATACTCGCAGATTGTACACTAAATGTAGTAAAAGCTGGGGATATAGTTAAGCTTGATAAAATTAGTGTAGAGTTCATAAGAGTTAGCCATAGTATAGCGGATGCATGCTCTCTTTGTATACACACTCCTATTGGAAGAATTATTCACACAGGAGATTTCAAAATAGATTATACTCCAATAGATGGAGAAGTTATAGATTTAGAGAGATTTGCAAAATTAGGTGGTCAAGGGGTTTTATTACTCATGGCTGATAGTACTAATGTAGAGCGTCCTGGTTTTACTATATCTGAGAAAGTAATTGGAGAAAATTTAAAGAAAATTTTCTATAAAGCTGAAGGTAGAATTATAGTAGCGTCATTCGCATCAAATATTCATAGAATACAGCAAATTGCAAATGCTTCAATTTTCTACGGAAGAAAAATAGCATTTAGCGGAAGAAGTATGGAAAGAATATCTGAAATAGCTATGGATCTAGGATATTTGCATATACCAGCTGAAGCTATAGTTACTGTAGCAGATCTTCATAACTATCCTGATGATAAGGTAACAATAGTAACTACAGGTAGTCAAGGTGAGCCACTAGCTGCTTTAACTAGGATGGCAGCATCTACTCATAGAAGTATTCAGATACAAAAGGGTGATTTGATTATTTTATCTGCATCTCCTATCCCAGGAAATGAAAAGTTCATATACAATGTTATAAATGAACTCTTTAAAAAGGGAGCTAATGTAATATACAATCCTACAGAGGAGATTCATGTTTCAGGTCATGCGTGTCAAGAGGAATTAAAATTAATGCACGCATTAGTAAGACCTAAATATTTTATGCCAGTACATGGTGAATATAGACATCTAAAACAACATGCGCTACTTGCAGAAAAGTTAGGAATGAGTCCTGATAATATTTTTATAGCAGAAACTGGGCAGATATTAGAAGTTGCCCCAAGCGAATGTAGAATAGCTGGAAGAATTCAAACGGGAGCTATAATGGTAGATGGGCTTGGCGTTGGAGATGTTGGGAATATTGTGCTTCGTGATAGAAAGCACTTAGCTGAAGAGGGTATCCTTACTGTGGTAGTTACTATAGAAAGAGAGTCTTATAGCATTGTTGCAGGGCCAGACATAATAACTAGAGGATTCGTATACATGAAAGAATCCAATGAACTTATTAATGAGGCTAGAGATATTGTACGAAAAGAATTAGAACAGTGCTTAGGTAATAAAATTAAAGAATGGGCAGTAATAAAATCTAGTATTAGGAATGCTTTAGGCCAATTCTTATATATAAAAACTAAGAGAAGACCTATAATTATACCAATAATAATGGAAATATAA
- a CDS encoding ABC-2 transporter permease has translation MLNLIIKDILIQKKTIIYALLYAAFMFASFSTIFPSGFGLYVMSPMVITYLYITLAVQYDDKNNSEVILNSLPLKRSDIVISKYISTFVFGLIGIICSTLVGTIGNATGRLKFIGSISLWNVVLVIMSICIFSSIYYPVYFKFGVTRMKIFTVLIFMIFFFVPMNAMRYVIENPSNVFVHKFNLFINNTSSFTINSVVLITGLILFMISLTVSIHIYNNKEF, from the coding sequence ATGTTGAATCTAATAATAAAAGATATTCTTATTCAGAAAAAGACTATTATATATGCTCTTCTTTACGCTGCATTTATGTTCGCTTCTTTTTCTACTATTTTTCCCAGTGGATTTGGGTTATATGTAATGTCACCCATGGTAATCACCTATTTGTATATAACTCTTGCAGTGCAATATGATGATAAAAACAATAGTGAAGTTATACTAAATAGTTTACCACTTAAAAGATCTGATATTGTTATATCAAAATATATATCAACATTTGTGTTTGGACTTATAGGGATTATCTGCTCTACATTAGTGGGTACTATAGGCAATGCCACTGGACGTTTAAAGTTTATTGGCTCAATTTCATTATGGAATGTTGTTTTAGTTATAATGTCTATATGCATATTTAGTTCTATATATTATCCTGTTTATTTTAAATTTGGAGTTACTAGAATGAAAATATTTACAGTGTTAATATTTATGATATTTTTTTTCGTACCAATGAATGCTATGAGATATGTTATTGAAAATCCTAGTAATGTTTTTGTGCATAAGTTTAATTTGTTTATAAACAACACATCTAGTTTTACTATAAATTCTGTAGTTTTAATAACAGGCTTGATTTTATTTATGATTTCTCTAACAGTATCAATCCACATTTATAATAATAAAGAATTTTAA
- a CDS encoding ABC transporter ATP-binding protein gives MDNILEIKNLNKSYKDFTLDNLTFNVERGSIMGFIGPNGSGKSTTIKLIMNLIKKNSGDINIFGLDNIKHNKEIKQKIGFVYDENYFYEELNIIEMKNILRPFYKSWNDTLFEKYIKEFELPKKNKIKNLSKGMKMKFSLAVALCHNAELIIMDEPTSGLDPVFRSELIDILYNVIQDENVSIFFSTHITTDLEKIADYITFINKGKLVFSRTKDEIIENYGMVKGSKELLDNDIRREFVSIKENSFGFEALTKDITKAREIFKGRGIIEKASLEDIMVYTVRGNV, from the coding sequence ATGGATAACATCTTGGAAATAAAAAATTTAAATAAGTCTTATAAGGATTTCACTCTAGACAATTTAACTTTTAATGTTGAAAGAGGATCTATAATGGGGTTTATAGGCCCAAATGGTTCAGGTAAGAGTACCACTATAAAACTTATAATGAATCTTATCAAAAAAAATAGTGGAGATATAAATATTTTTGGATTAGATAATATAAAGCATAATAAAGAGATTAAGCAGAAAATCGGATTTGTTTATGACGAAAATTATTTTTATGAAGAATTAAACATCATAGAAATGAAAAACATTCTTCGACCTTTCTATAAAAGTTGGAATGATACTTTGTTTGAAAAGTATATAAAAGAATTTGAACTGCCTAAAAAGAATAAAATTAAAAACTTATCAAAAGGAATGAAAATGAAATTTTCTCTAGCAGTAGCTCTTTGCCATAATGCAGAGCTTATTATAATGGATGAACCTACTTCTGGACTAGATCCAGTATTCAGAAGTGAACTCATAGATATTTTGTATAATGTAATTCAAGATGAAAATGTAAGTATATTCTTTTCAACTCACATAACTACTGACCTTGAAAAGATAGCTGATTATATTACTTTTATTAATAAAGGAAAATTAGTTTTCTCAAGGACTAAGGATGAGATTATTGAAAATTATGGAATGGTTAAAGGGAGTAAAGAACTTTTAGACAATGATATTAGGAGAGAATTTGTAAGCATAAAAGAAAATAGTTTTGGATTTGAGGCTCTAACAAAGGATATTACTAAAGCAAGGGAGATATTTAAAGGCAGAGGAATTATTGAAAAGGCATCACTTGAGGACATTATGGTATATACAGTTAGGGGGAATGTTTAA
- a CDS encoding GntR family transcriptional regulator produces MNIIISNSSQDPIYEQIVTQIKTAIMKEELAQGDGLPSIRSLAKELLISVITTKRAYEELEKEGFIETVPGKGSYVSCQNKDLIREKRLKTIEENLAGVVSESKFLNLSLEELQGMLAIIYTEEN; encoded by the coding sequence ATGAATATTATAATTTCAAATTCATCGCAGGATCCAATTTATGAACAAATAGTGACACAAATTAAAACTGCTATTATGAAAGAAGAACTAGCACAGGGGGATGGCTTACCTTCTATAAGAAGTTTAGCAAAAGAGCTTCTTATAAGTGTTATAACAACTAAAAGAGCATATGAAGAGCTTGAAAAAGAAGGCTTTATAGAGACTGTTCCTGGAAAAGGTTCCTATGTATCATGTCAAAACAAAGATCTAATAAGAGAAAAAAGATTAAAAACTATAGAAGAAAACCTAGCTGGTGTTGTATCTGAAAGTAAGTTTTTAAATTTAAGTTTAGAAGAGTTACAAGGTATGTTGGCAATAATATATACCGAAGAAAATTAA